From Oncorhynchus mykiss isolate Arlee chromosome 6, USDA_OmykA_1.1, whole genome shotgun sequence, the proteins below share one genomic window:
- the LOC118964837 gene encoding reticulocyte-binding protein 2 homolog a-like, with protein MTRAEREREKRKELLKAEERRKKMEDFNKQWRERSLLKKQTHQQLKEERERMKENYLEQMNLEADAQINNRCLTTQHSHDYNHGQELPCWATGQQVSQEPTGSADGHQERPRRQQAWAENQEGSSENQQEGPENHQGGPDSQKLEAPEEVETSERISKTKKKPSIWKKIRMR; from the coding sequence ATGAcccgggcagagagagagagggagaagaggaaggagctGCTGAAGgctgaggagagaaggaagaagatGGAGGATTTCAATAAGCAGTGGAGAGAGCGGTCCCTGCTTAAAAAACAGACTCATCAAcaactgaaggaggagagggagaggatgaaggaaAACTACCTGGAGCAGATGAATCTGGAGGCTGATGCTCAAATCAACAACCGGTGTCTAACCACCCAACACAGCCACGATTACAACCACGGTCAGGAGTTGCCCTGCTGGGCCACAGGCCAACAAGTAAGCCAAGAGCCCACTGGATCTGCTGATGGCCACCAGGAAAGGCCAAGGAGGCAACAGGCATGGGCAGAGAACCAGGAGGGGAGTTCAGAGAACCAGCAGGAGGGGCCAGAGAACCATCAGGGGGGGCCAGACAGCCAGAAGCTAGAAGCTCCAGAAGAGGTTGAAACATCAGAGCGAATATCCAAGACAAAGAAAAAGCCAAGCATCTGGAAGAAAATTAGGATGAGGTAA